From the Halalkalicoccus sp. CGA53 genome, one window contains:
- a CDS encoding MBL fold metallo-hydrolase, which produces MRVTLLGTGDTTGTPTAGCDCETCTYAIENGIERSRFSVHVENEETGESLLVDFSPDFRAQFLTHDVALPDAGIVTHVHFDHLDGLGNTYRLFSDLPVHAADEVDPVTGTSVAGTIREKYDYLDRITVSEQRPYEPFTTCGFEVTFVPVDHPPLLCYGLTIEHEGAKLSLSGDTSYGIGDRAREVLSEPDLLLADAIVPASLCEHHPIGGRHRDETGVPRTFGSKHMTREGALALADDLGAEETRLVHVAHFYPVEEAFAAPLAVDGERYVL; this is translated from the coding sequence ATGCGGGTGACGCTGCTCGGCACCGGCGACACCACCGGGACGCCGACTGCCGGCTGTGACTGTGAGACCTGTACGTACGCCATCGAGAACGGTATCGAGCGCAGTCGCTTTTCGGTGCACGTCGAGAACGAGGAGACGGGGGAGTCGCTGCTGGTGGACTTCAGCCCCGACTTTCGCGCACAGTTTCTCACCCATGACGTCGCGTTACCGGACGCCGGCATCGTCACGCACGTCCACTTCGACCACCTGGACGGCCTGGGCAACACCTACCGGCTCTTCTCGGACCTCCCCGTGCACGCGGCGGACGAGGTCGATCCGGTCACCGGCACGAGCGTCGCCGGGACGATCCGGGAGAAGTACGACTACCTCGATCGGATCACCGTCAGCGAGCAGCGACCCTACGAACCCTTCACCACCTGTGGGTTCGAGGTGACGTTCGTCCCAGTCGACCACCCCCCGCTGCTCTGTTACGGGCTCACGATCGAGCACGAGGGGGCGAAGCTCTCGCTTTCGGGCGATACGAGCTACGGGATCGGCGACCGGGCGAGGGAGGTGCTCTCCGAGCCGGACCTGCTGCTCGCGGACGCGATCGTCCCCGCCTCGCTCTGCGAGCACCACCCGATCGGCGGGAGACACCGAGACGAAACCGGGGTCCCCCGGACGTTCGGCTCGAAACACATGACCCGCGAGGGCGCGCTCGCGCTCGCCGACGATCTCGGCGCCGAGGAGACCCGACTCGTCCACGTCGCACACTTCTACCCGGTCGAGGAGGCGTTCGCCGCGCCGCTCGCCGTCGACGGCGAACGGTACGTCCTGTAG
- a CDS encoding DUF5787 family protein — translation MSEYAFELALCARLEDGERIVSRQLGGAVRAPGNRILDVVCVEPGPEFSDRAAITPETIPPLAIEAGIGVGRARDPHGLIDAHPEFAREAVDEAVDVGFFERERRDGRDLVRQTARYPDWFGAITAIENKPDLAAPGDLERQLRTDVSLGLVDRVILATESYVTRAHLNRLPEEVGVWRVQGGIEVIREPTRLTPAEPGIEILDREPLRTDVAVVSASEKAKKRRRIGERAYGKGWRPALPACANVGVGSVAGSGGLPHCTYYDEVVNPAGCGPDCPGYEEGAVPEFDAAAEREANSPWVAEPDGRVRRQVGLDRFSG, via the coding sequence GTGTCGGAGTACGCCTTCGAACTCGCGCTCTGTGCCCGACTGGAGGACGGCGAGCGGATCGTCTCCCGACAGCTCGGCGGGGCGGTCCGTGCGCCCGGCAACCGGATCCTCGACGTGGTCTGTGTCGAGCCCGGTCCCGAGTTCTCCGACAGGGCCGCGATCACCCCGGAGACGATCCCGCCGCTCGCGATCGAGGCGGGCATCGGCGTCGGTCGCGCCCGCGACCCCCACGGGCTGATCGACGCCCACCCGGAGTTCGCCCGGGAGGCGGTCGACGAGGCCGTCGACGTCGGCTTCTTCGAGCGCGAGCGACGGGACGGCCGCGACCTCGTTCGCCAGACGGCCCGCTATCCCGACTGGTTCGGCGCGATCACGGCGATCGAGAACAAACCAGACCTCGCCGCGCCGGGCGACCTGGAGCGACAGCTGCGGACCGACGTGAGTCTCGGTCTCGTGGACCGGGTGATCCTCGCGACCGAGAGCTACGTCACCCGCGCACACCTCAACCGGCTCCCCGAGGAGGTCGGTGTCTGGCGCGTGCAGGGTGGGATCGAGGTGATCCGGGAGCCCACGCGGCTCACCCCTGCCGAACCGGGAATCGAGATCCTGGATCGGGAGCCGCTCCGAACGGACGTGGCGGTCGTCTCGGCGAGTGAAAAGGCGAAAAAGCGCCGCCGGATCGGCGAACGCGCCTACGGAAAGGGCTGGCGGCCGGCGCTGCCGGCGTGTGCGAACGTCGGGGTGGGGAGCGTCGCCGGCTCCGGTGGACTTCCACACTGTACCTACTACGACGAGGTGGTGAACCCGGCGGGCTGTGGCCCGGACTGTCCGGGCTACGAGGAGGGTGCGGTACCGGAGTTCGACGCGGCCGCCGAGCGCGAGGCGAACTCGCCGTGGGTCGCGGAGCCCGATGGACGAGTACGGAGACAGGTCGGGCTGGATCGCTTTTCGGGCTAG
- a CDS encoding AI-2E family transporter has protein sequence MNQQRAFVLLAIAISALVSLWIVLPFLQYVLAAVILAYVLFPIHARLAPRIGRRASPVLLIVLTLVAVILPLIYVGTVLYRDLLELAQGETALDAETLEARIEESTGQTVDVQSALVDVGEALVEVLFGSVTQVVGVTFTATLGLALTLFLVYYTLRDGPAFVDWAADVIPLPPDVTADLFDQIHRTTWGVVIGHISVAVIQGLVGGVGLYFAGVPNVVFWTFVMIVLALLPLIGAFIIWGPAAIYLVAVDQVVPGVALAVYGIVVVSMIDNYARPIVIDREAHLNPGVILVGVFGGVYTLGFTGLFIGPIVIGVLAATLATFREDYDRL, from the coding sequence ATGAACCAGCAGCGGGCGTTCGTCCTCCTCGCCATCGCGATCTCGGCGCTCGTCTCGCTCTGGATCGTCCTTCCCTTCCTCCAGTACGTCCTCGCGGCGGTGATCCTCGCGTACGTCCTCTTCCCGATTCACGCCCGCCTCGCCCCGCGAATCGGCCGTCGTGCGTCGCCGGTCCTGCTCATCGTCCTCACGCTCGTCGCCGTGATCCTCCCGCTGATCTACGTCGGGACGGTGCTCTATCGCGACCTGCTCGAACTCGCCCAGGGCGAGACCGCCCTCGACGCAGAGACGCTCGAAGCCCGCATCGAGGAGAGCACTGGGCAGACGGTCGACGTCCAGAGCGCGCTCGTCGACGTGGGCGAGGCGCTCGTCGAAGTCCTGTTCGGGAGCGTCACGCAGGTCGTCGGCGTGACGTTCACCGCGACGCTCGGTCTCGCGCTCACGCTCTTTCTCGTCTACTACACCCTCCGGGACGGCCCGGCGTTCGTCGACTGGGCCGCCGACGTGATCCCGCTCCCGCCGGACGTCACCGCTGACCTCTTCGACCAGATCCACCGCACGACCTGGGGCGTCGTCATCGGCCACATCTCCGTCGCGGTGATCCAGGGCCTCGTCGGCGGCGTCGGCCTCTACTTCGCGGGCGTGCCGAACGTCGTCTTCTGGACGTTCGTGATGATCGTTCTGGCACTCTTACCGCTGATCGGTGCGTTCATCATCTGGGGACCGGCCGCGATCTACCTCGTCGCCGTCGACCAGGTCGTTCCGGGGGTCGCGCTCGCGGTCTACGGCATCGTCGTCGTGAGCATGATCGACAACTACGCCCGACCCATCGTGATCGACCGCGAGGCCCACCTCAACCCCGGCGTGATCCTCGTCGGCGTCTTCGGCGGCGTCTACACGCTCGGCTTCACGGGGCTGTTCATCGGACCCATCGTCATCGGCGTGCTCGCGGCAACGCTCGCGACCTTCCGCGAGGACTACGACCGGCTGTAG
- a CDS encoding ATP-binding protein, with product MSDPLDVVELLLTAHAYNDDQDLDENDLPPRYRAAFWHDGTIERPLTVTEGLAREVTESADPWDAVSEFMFTTREEFTGKLSLTQPEMAAEWLAGRITENRLAANPALSALYAAGEFDLGFEPDPQAARTNTRPIQADRMWIDKLLETYFDAEDEEDADMLDLVDIRAPEEIEMTLEDLVLTPDQEDEIEKVVKAIEHRDYLAAIGLREIGKLLFVGPPGTGKTTASRAIAHDLDLPFVEVKLSMITSQYLGETAKNVDKVFEVAKRLAPCILFIDEFDFVAKTRRSDEHAAIKRAVNTLLKSIDEVSLIRDDVLLIGATNHPDQLDAAAWRRFDEIVNFPKPDEGMRADIARVITRQMEISEFDPEEIAARTEGLTGSDLRLVLREAVLEALTENRRTLTQRDLLDAIVDFEERDTLKSLDMIEGDHEALVAGGTPTGDGGHDHDHDHDHDH from the coding sequence ATGAGTGACCCGCTCGACGTGGTCGAGTTGTTGCTGACGGCACACGCCTACAACGACGATCAGGACCTCGACGAGAACGACCTTCCTCCCCGCTACCGGGCGGCGTTCTGGCACGACGGGACGATCGAACGCCCTCTCACGGTGACCGAGGGTCTCGCCCGCGAGGTGACCGAGAGCGCCGACCCGTGGGACGCCGTCTCGGAGTTCATGTTCACGACCCGCGAGGAGTTCACCGGCAAGCTCTCGCTCACCCAGCCGGAGATGGCCGCCGAGTGGCTCGCGGGCCGGATCACCGAGAATCGACTCGCGGCGAACCCGGCGCTCTCGGCCCTCTACGCCGCCGGCGAGTTCGACCTCGGCTTCGAGCCGGACCCGCAGGCCGCGCGGACGAACACCCGGCCGATCCAAGCCGATCGGATGTGGATCGACAAACTGCTCGAGACCTACTTCGACGCCGAGGACGAGGAGGACGCGGACATGCTCGACCTCGTGGACATCCGCGCGCCCGAGGAGATCGAGATGACCTTAGAGGACCTCGTACTCACCCCGGACCAGGAGGACGAGATCGAGAAGGTCGTGAAGGCGATCGAACACCGCGACTACCTCGCGGCGATCGGCCTGCGAGAGATCGGGAAACTGCTGTTCGTCGGTCCGCCGGGGACGGGGAAGACGACCGCCTCGCGGGCGATCGCCCACGACCTCGACCTGCCGTTCGTCGAGGTGAAGCTGTCGATGATCACCTCACAGTACCTCGGCGAGACGGCGAAGAACGTCGACAAGGTGTTCGAGGTGGCGAAACGGCTCGCGCCGTGTATCCTCTTCATCGACGAGTTCGACTTCGTCGCGAAGACGAGGCGAAGCGACGAGCACGCCGCGATCAAGCGGGCGGTGAACACCCTCCTGAAATCGATCGACGAGGTGAGCCTGATCCGCGACGACGTGCTCCTGATCGGCGCGACGAACCACCCGGACCAACTCGACGCCGCCGCCTGGCGGCGGTTCGACGAGATCGTCAACTTCCCGAAGCCGGACGAGGGGATGCGCGCGGACATCGCCCGGGTGATCACCCGGCAGATGGAGATCAGCGAGTTCGACCCCGAGGAGATCGCCGCCAGGACGGAGGGACTCACCGGGAGCGACCTCCGACTCGTGCTGCGCGAGGCGGTGCTCGAGGCGCTGACGGAGAACCGACGGACGCTCACCCAGCGCGACCTCCTCGACGCGATCGTCGACTTCGAGGAGCGCGACACGCTGAAGTCACTCGACATGATCGAGGGCGACCACGAGGCGCTCGTCGCGGGCGGGACCCCGACGGGCGACGGCGGACACGACCACGACCACGACCACGATCACGACCACTGA
- a CDS encoding DsbA family protein, translated as MPGRREVLLSAMAVGCLAGCLDDDAGDVDGGEQGDGVSDDDTPGSDDDPGATGSDSDDTSEPEGADDGRGDESEEGETADGGEEGSDETENTPRDHPLAADLGSLPTRGDPATATATIVDVSDVSCPLCREFHQGAYEELSSAYIDGGELAYVYRAIPGLDTGWNVPATHALYETLEREGEAAFWSLAEFYYREQDGLDEGNVIERTEEFLHRIVEEPDAVVEAAEIETHTGMIENTIAAAREAGIEGVPTFYLFREGEYLTTIEGNQSAEVFENALSL; from the coding sequence ATGCCAGGACGGCGGGAGGTGCTGCTCTCCGCCATGGCAGTGGGATGTCTCGCCGGCTGTCTGGACGACGACGCCGGCGACGTGGACGGTGGAGAGCAGGGAGACGGGGTATCGGACGACGACACCCCGGGATCGGACGACGACCCGGGAGCGACGGGTTCGGACTCGGACGATACCTCGGAGCCGGAGGGCGCTGACGACGGCAGGGGCGACGAGAGCGAGGAGGGAGAGACGGCTGACGGCGGCGAGGAGGGCTCCGACGAGACGGAGAACACCCCGCGGGACCACCCGCTCGCGGCCGACCTCGGGTCACTCCCGACGCGCGGCGATCCGGCGACCGCGACGGCAACGATCGTCGACGTCTCGGATGTCAGCTGTCCGCTCTGTCGCGAGTTCCACCAGGGCGCCTACGAGGAGCTCTCGTCGGCGTACATCGACGGCGGCGAGCTCGCGTACGTCTACCGGGCGATTCCCGGCCTCGACACCGGCTGGAACGTCCCGGCGACGCACGCGCTCTACGAGACGCTCGAACGCGAGGGCGAGGCGGCGTTCTGGTCGCTCGCGGAGTTCTACTACCGCGAGCAGGACGGGCTGGACGAGGGGAACGTCATAGAGCGAACCGAGGAGTTCCTCCACCGGATCGTCGAGGAGCCCGATGCGGTCGTCGAGGCGGCGGAGATAGAGACACACACAGGGATGATAGAGAACACGATCGCTGCGGCGAGAGAGGCGGGAATCGAGGGGGTACCGACGTTCTACCTGTTCAGGGAGGGCGAGTACCTGACGACCATCGAGGGCAACCAGAGCGCGGAGGTGTTCGAGAATGCGCTCTCGCTCTAG
- a CDS encoding DsbA family protein, whose product MQRRLPTRREVLLAVGAAGTVGTAGCLGDDGGAEGDCSGEQREVDVPAMGDPDSGIEVEVYEDFACPSCRTYELDVAPEIKDRYVEPGEISYHTHDFPIPVDDTWSWKVPNAALAVLEDAGEEAYVDFGAEVYELQGEYEADSLAALAASHGADEATVREAIDEEPFCEQIVESRQAGIDRGVEGTPTVVVNDEFLEEWSVEAVSDAIEAER is encoded by the coding sequence ATGCAGCGACGACTCCCGACGCGCCGCGAGGTGCTGCTCGCGGTCGGGGCGGCCGGCACGGTCGGGACGGCCGGCTGTCTCGGCGACGACGGCGGCGCCGAGGGCGACTGTTCCGGAGAGCAACGCGAGGTCGACGTGCCGGCGATGGGCGACCCGGACTCCGGGATCGAGGTCGAGGTCTACGAGGATTTCGCCTGTCCCTCGTGTCGGACCTACGAACTCGACGTCGCGCCCGAGATCAAGGATCGATACGTCGAGCCGGGCGAGATCAGCTACCACACCCACGACTTCCCGATCCCCGTCGACGACACCTGGTCGTGGAAGGTGCCGAACGCCGCGCTCGCGGTGTTGGAGGACGCTGGCGAGGAGGCGTACGTCGACTTCGGCGCGGAGGTGTACGAACTGCAGGGCGAGTACGAGGCGGACTCGCTGGCGGCGCTGGCCGCGAGCCACGGGGCCGACGAGGCGACGGTCCGCGAGGCGATCGACGAGGAGCCCTTCTGCGAGCAGATCGTCGAGAGCCGACAGGCGGGGATCGACCGGGGCGTCGAGGGCACCCCGACCGTGGTCGTCAACGACGAGTTCCTCGAGGAGTGGAGTGTCGAGGCCGTGAGCGACGCGATCGAGGCGGAGCGGTAG